CGCAGATCTTTTCCCATTCGTTTGCGCCTAAACCGTCCACACCGCCCGTCAACGGATAAACGATCGGAGGCGCGTATCAGGTGCCTGGAGCGGCAACAATACACGCGCAACGTGCCCCGGCGCAGGATCGGTATGATTACTTGAAACGTGCCCCAATAGAACGGCAGAGCTACTGCGGCACAGAAACTCCGAGCGAGCCGAAGTGAGCCATCCTTCGACGAACAGCATCGTGGCAACGCTCTCGGCTCTGGCAGCGGCGCAGAACCTCCGTGCCAGCGCGTTCAAGGGCTGCCGCACGCACCTCACCAGCCTTACCGAGGACGAGCCGGATTACCTGCAAGGGTGGTCGGTCGAAGAGATCGAGCCGCACTTTCGCTCCTACTCGCTCGTGCTCGACGAACTACTTGGTTGGACTTACGTGGAGACGCAACTCGATCTCCACGTTCCAGGTGCGGACTTGGGTTGCCCCATCGGAACGTACCGGCTCATCACCCGGCTGGACGGGACCGTTACTGATGACTTTCTCACGATCGACATGCCGAGGCCTATCGACACGTGACGGGAAACGTTGTCCGTGCCGGTCCTATAGGCCGCATCTGATGACATACGACAACTCACCACCCGCATGTTCCGCAAGTGAGCTTTCGCCCTCGCTTGGCGGGGGAAGCGCCGAAGAGAAGCCGCCCGACCGCCACTCAGGTCGGGCGCAGGATCGGTTCTACCGGCCCCGTTCATGCCACGTCCCCTACTCTCCCGACTCGGCCAGGATGACGCCCCCCTGCCGCTGTACCGCGAGGGCCGCGAGGCGGCACAGCTCGCCCACGACCTCGGCCGCCACCCCGGGTTTCCGCGACCAGAAGAACTCCGGGTGAACCTGCCACCGCTCGGCCAGCGTACTGCGCTCGGCCTCGCTCAGCCCCGCCAAGCCCCCAGTGAAGCCCACCGGAAAGGTGGAGACGAGGAACAACGGCCCGTCATAATCGTCGTCGGCCGTCTCGCCCACCTCGCCGGCGAGATCCGGCTCCACGTGCTGCTCGAACAGCTTCCAAGTGCTCTCGCCGGCTACCCCGCGGAGCAGGTCGTACAACACCGCCACCTGGAACACATCGACCCGCTTGATGTGGTAGTGCGGCCACCGCTCCGACCCGCCCATCGAGCGGGCCGCAGGGCCGGCCTCCACGGGAGGGACTACGTAGAAATCACAGAACTTCCCCACCCGCGCCTCCGCCACCAAACACAAAGCTCGCCGGCCGCGCACGTCGCGACACGGTCTACGGATCGCGCCCTTACACGGCCCGGTGCCGCGCCCAGTTCAGCCCACCTTGCGGAACCGGACCCGTTTGCGACCCCGTCCTGGTCAGATCGACCCCGGTCGCGCAATGTCCCCGGGCTTGAACCAACTGTGCTCGCGGCACACGTCCTGATAGCGAGACCAGAACCGCGCGCCGAACCGCGCCCGCATGTGCGCCTCCAACACCGGGGTCTGGCGGGTAACGACCAAGTGGCACAACTCCATGAACAGGCCGCTGCCCTCTGCCGCAGCGTCCCCGATCCGATCAAACCCGTCATGGGACACGACGAGCAGGATGATGTCGGCCGTCAGATCGGCGAACTCGTCGTAGTACCGCAGCCATTCGTCGTCCGTGTCGCTGATGATGGCGACCGCGTCGCCCGCCCAGCGGCCGGCCCGAACCGGACCTGCGGGGGCCACGGGAGCGAGGTCGCGGACCAGGAGCAGGTCGAACCCGCGGGCGGTCAGATTGAGGCCCAGGCCGCGGAACTTGGAGTTCCCGCCGAGTGTGTCCGTGGAGAACCACTCGCGCTTCGTGAGGCTCGCATAATGGTACGTTGTGCCCATCGCCCCGCGCCCCGCTACGCCCCTGTGACCGAACGAACCAGCCCCCGCCCGGCCCGTGCGGGTGGCGGTGACGTCCCAGAAACGAATCACGCGGCCGGGTCCAGTGTAGCGGCGGATTCGGCCCGGCTTCTCACTCCATGACGTTTGCGATCAAGTCCGCCAGTTCCTCGGGTGAACACCACTCCCGCGACTTGGCGCAGGCCATTGTCAACCATTCCCAGATGTTGGGGAAGAGCTGGTACGACGGCCAGCCGGGGGCCTCGGCCCGACCCCGCCATGTCAGGTGGGCTACGCACACCTGTACGGTAACGATCCCATTCGCGACCACGAACCCGGCCACCTCGTCCATGTGTTGAGCTTCGGCGAACGGGAGGAAATCTTGAACCGGGATCGACCCACCGTCGACTTCCGCGAGGAACTCTCGCCGCAGTTTGTCCGCCCGGTCAGCGGCGTCCAGACAGTGCCACGGAGTGAAACCACGGAACCCGTGAGCCCGGAGCCAACGGTAATCGGTTGGGTAATCGTGCCCGCCGAGCGCCAGCAGGCACCGCTCGTAGTCACGCCGGAGGTACACCGGTCGCATCCGCTTCGCCTCCTGTTGCCGAACAGCCGAGCCCAATGCCCCGGCCGGGACACCAACCAGCACGCGCGAGCAATCGGCGAGCAACGAGGCGCAGTTCACGTGGTCGGGTCAGGCGCCGCGCCGAGTTCGGCGTCTGGGGTTGCGGACTGCGGCTCCGCGACCGGAGGCACGGGTGGCTCAAACAGACCGGACAGTCGCGCGCAGAATCGCAGGACCGATGCCAGCCCCGGCTCGGACTCCAAAATGCGATGCACGTGATGATACCGCGTACCCTCACGTCCCGCGAGGTCCAGGTAGCCGCCCCCGTCCATGACTATTTGCCCGCTCGCGATCTCGTGCCAGTCGGGGAGCAGTTCGGGCAGTTCCCAGAATCGGCACCCGTTGACCAACCCGAGGAACGTGCGCCATTGGCCCTTGCCCAGCGACCGCGGGCCGGGGTTGTGGTCGGGGCGGGCGTACCGGCTGTGGAGCAGGAACCACCCGCGGCGACCGGCCCCGTACAAGTGCATGGTGAAGATGGGTCCGAACTCGTCGGCGGACTCGAGTCGGAACCCCGCCTCTGCACCGTCGGGTAGCCGCAGTTGCCCCACCGCTCGCGCCTCTGAACGTTCCCCGCCGAACGCCCCCGTTCACCAGCGGCGGGGCGCCGGCGAGCTGTGAACTCCTAGAAACGAACCGCGCCCCCGCGGTTTGCTGCAGCGCATGGTTCGGCGCCTGGGCTACCGCGACGGCCGTGCGGCCCACGCGCAGGCGGCCGCGAATACCGCAAGTTGGACACCCGACAACACCGCCCCGGCCCGCTGGCCGACCGCACGCCACCGGTCCGCGTCGGGGCGGCCGGGCCGGAGCCGAGGGAGGAAGGCCAGGACCACGACACCGACGAGGCCGCACGCCCAGAACCACCGCCCGGCATCGTACCCCTTGACCTCCGCGACCCCGGCCGGGGCCGCGATCCAGACCAGCAGCAGGGCGACCAGCAGCACACCAACCCGGTTCAAATCTTCCACACCCTGAAGCCCTCCGCCGCCGAACATAAAGCTCACTGGCCCGGTCGCGACTCCAGTCTGCGACAACTCAAGCCAGTGAGCAACGGGAAACAGTTTACGTGGCCGGGTCCGGTGTAGTGTCGGGCTCGGCCGCTTTTAGTGCTGGGTACTTGCAGTTGCTACACTTCACGCCATCGTACCAACTCTCGTATCCGCAACCCGGGCACGGTGGACGACTCGCCGGTCGAGTTGTTGGAGTTTGATCGGCTGAGGTTGGGCAATCGGTTGGGAAGCCCGTTAGTATCCCTTGAAGCAGCACACCGACCAGGTAACCGGGAAGGCTGGCAACGAGTTGCACGACCACCAGTTCCAGCGTCCAGACGCTCTCCCGGTGCTGTGTGTAGTAGCACACCGCGAACAAACCGAGGGGTCCGGCAAGAAGGCCACCGAAGGTGCCGGCAACGGCCGGCCGAGGGCACATGAGAAGGCCGCCGAATGCACCGCCGATCGTCGCGCAAACGAGCGCTGTGGGCAACGATAAGGAGATGCCCATCCCGAAACCGGCCAGTTCCAAAGCGGGCCACCCGCAGAGGACAACGAAGACAATAATGCCGACCTGTTGCCGGCCGCTCATCTCGTCCCCTTTTGGCGATCGGCGATTGCCCATGAAGGTGCGCTCGTGAGAATAGTAGGTCGAACGACACAGCTCACCGGTCGGCAGCCCGGAGAGCGACGAACTTTCAGAAACAATCCACGTGCCCCGGTCCGGTGTAGCAGCGGGTTCGGCCGGTCTTGAGGGCCACGACCGCGAGTTACACGGAATCGTGTTCGTCGACCCAGTGATCCCCGCCCTTGAGATCGACCCGCCGCCAGCCGTCACCGGGCCAATACCCATCAGGGAAAACCGCAATGAGCGTATCGGGGTGGGCACCGACTGTGCGGAGGACGTCACACACCCGGGCCAACCATTCCTCGACGTCCGCGCCGTCGGGAATCCCGAGATAGACATCGGTCGAACCGTCCGACGGCGTGCCGAAACCGAGGTACTCGGCGAGCGGAGAGAAGAACGCCATCATATCGTCCTCCGTCTCGAACCGCCCCGCACCCGGCGGCGGGGCCGGGAACATGATGTTGACGGTGACCGCCACCCCGTGCCCTCTTCTTGCCGAACTAATAACTGGTTTGCCGGTCGGCGCCCGTACTCGTTTGCCACCTCAAGCAAACGAGTACGGGCGCCGACCGGCAATTGTTGATGCAACGTCCAGTAGGGTAACACATTCGCCACCCCGCTCAAGCGGGAACTGGCCCGTGAATAAGCCGGCTCCTCCAGTCGCTCAGGGCTTCTTCCGCCAGACGGTGTCTCCGGTTCCAAAGTACACGTTCGCGAACCACTGGGAATACTTGTCCGGGTCCGTCAGGATCAGGTGGAAGTGCCCGGGGTTCTCCATGCCGTGTACCAGGGTGAACTCGCCCTCCTGCTTGTCCAGGTTCTGCATTTGCAGGTCGAGCGTCCCCGTCGCGGCCCCGGCGGAGGTCGACGCCGTCAGGTAGAAGTAGAGTTTGCCCTTCTGACCGGCCGGCAGTTTGTACTTCCCGCGCACCAGGTACTGGCCGCCGATCTCGATCTTCGGCCGCGTGCCCCAGACCTCGCGGATCTCGATGCGCCCGCCGTCGCGTGTCTCCGTGTCGCCGATCTCGAACGCGACCCGGTGCTTGAACCGCTCGGCCAGGGCGCCGGCCGCGCCGTCGCGCCCGGCGGGAACCTCCTGCTCCAGTTTGGCGAGCTTCTGCTGGAGCTGTTGGAGCTGCTGCTTCGCCTCCGCCACCCGCTCGCGCACGTCGTCCGGGTTCGCCCGCGCCTTCTCCTGCGCCGCCGGTTCAGTCGCCCCGGTCGTCGAAACTACCTCCAGGGCGGTGACCCCGAAAACGAGCGTCGCCGCGGTCACGAGTTTCGTGAGGAACATAGATCGCCCTACTCCTTCCGTTAATGGAATGCCCTGGCCCGAAAAAGCGACATTCGCACTCGCCCCGTCGGTTGCGGTCCGGACCGTCGAAGCGATCAGCCTAGCGGAGACACCAGCCGAGGCCGCACCACCCGCAAGCGCGGCCGCCACCAGAGCCGCGGCGAACCCGCGATGGGCCAACCGCCGAGCTAGGATGCTCCGCCCGCGCGCGAGCCGGCTCGCCACCGTCCCCTCGGCCCACCCGAGTTGCTCGGCCACTTCCCGCCGCGTCTTGCCCTCCAGATCGCACAGGACGACCGCGACCCGGTACCGCTCCGCCAGTCGCCCCAATTCTTCGTCCAGTACGTGCCGGAGTTCGGCCGGCGGCCCCTCTGGAATTGTCTCTCGCGGGGGTACCGTCGCTTCCTTGACCCGACGGCGCGCGACCGCGTTCCTGACCTCCAGGGACGTGCGGGTGGCGACCCCGTGGAGCCAGTTGGCGATGGCATCGGGTGATCGAAGAGAAGCGGCCCGGCGGACGAACACGAGAAAGGTGATCTGGAAGGCGTCTTCGGCGTCCGGCTCGTTGCGGAGGATGCGGCGGCAGACGCCCAGCACCATCGGACCGTGCCGGCGGACGAGAGCCTCGAACGCGGTCCCGTCCCGGTTCCGGACGTAGCGCTCCCACAACTCGGCGTCTACCAAGCCCGCCGCGTGTCGGCGAGCCAGTGCGCCGCCCAGTCGCCGAACGGCCTCACTCAATTGCGTCGGCACCGTTCCTCTCCTCGGATGATGGGATTCCTTTCACCCTTCATACTGGGTCGAGGAGAGCGGTTTGTTCCACTTTTTTTGTTTCCCAGTGCCCGCGGAGACGCCCGTCGGTACTCGATCGGGACAAGCGAGCGTCGATCACTTCCCGGGAGACTGACCCTGGTCAGAAGCAAGATGCGAACCCAGGTGACCGGACGGGCAACGGATCGGCCCGCGTATAGAGGCTCGAGATGATGAATGGGCTGCGGTTCACAATCCGAGTGCTTTCATGAAGCTCGGGAAATCGGGGGCCATGACCTTCCACGTATTCGACCGGCCGCCCTCCGACCAGCAGAGGCGAATAACCCTCGGATTGTTCGGGCTCTCTCGGTAGTCGAGGAAGATGGGGGCATCGGAACCCAGCCCGAAATCGCCTATGTCGATGGCCGCTTCTGGCACGAGTTGGTCTAACGCACCGAATCGGTAGTAGAAGTTGGCACCCTCACCCACCAAGCTCATTGCAACCGTGGCAAACGGGGGCGGGTAGAGGCAGATGCTCGACTCGCCCGGAGCAAGCGCTTGAATACGCTCCTCGGGGACTAACGACTTGAGGTTCTGACGGTTCACCTCGTCTGCCGTTCGCGGCCACCGCCCGGTCTCAAGTGCCTCCAAGAGGAGAGCCGGAATCGCTAAACCACCAACGATCATGGTCCGCACCTCCGCGACCGTGGCAGGAAAAGAACGCCATCGGCTCGAGAGTAACCGGAACCCGGAGCGGTTACAACGGAGCGCGCATCACGAATGCGTTTCTGCCCCGACCGGCTGGCGATTCCCCTAAACCTGGAGGCGCGAAAACGCCCGCGCGCCGAGCGCGAGAAACACCCCGGCGAGGACCGCCAGAATCGCGAAGTCGGTCCCCAGCCCGAAGTGCGACTGGTTGATGAACGCGCCCCGCAGCCCGTCCACGCCATACGAGAGCGGGTCCAGGC
This region of Gemmata massiliana genomic DNA includes:
- a CDS encoding RNA polymerase sigma factor, translated to MPTQLSEAVRRLGGALARRHAAGLVDAELWERYVRNRDGTAFEALVRRHGPMVLGVCRRILRNEPDAEDAFQITFLVFVRRAASLRSPDAIANWLHGVATRTSLEVRNAVARRRVKEATVPPRETIPEGPPAELRHVLDEELGRLAERYRVAVVLCDLEGKTRREVAEQLGWAEGTVASRLARGRSILARRLAHRGFAAALVAAALAGGAASAGVSARLIASTVRTATDGASANVAFSGQGIPLTEGVGRSMFLTKLVTAATLVFGVTALEVVSTTGATEPAAQEKARANPDDVRERVAEAKQQLQQLQQKLAKLEQEVPAGRDGAAGALAERFKHRVAFEIGDTETRDGGRIEIREVWGTRPKIEIGGQYLVRGKYKLPAGQKGKLYFYLTASTSAGAATGTLDLQMQNLDKQEGEFTLVHGMENPGHFHLILTDPDKYSQWFANVYFGTGDTVWRKKP